The Montipora capricornis isolate CH-2021 chromosome 3, ASM3666992v2, whole genome shotgun sequence genome window below encodes:
- the LOC138040153 gene encoding uncharacterized protein, which yields MEGIESKLLLTTMHGTQEVETKAVDGLMASHFEKNDVSLALPRTYVRQQIPADRDEIPRPERVQGWPHLQQVSKHIPTYMDSVEVGLLIGLNCPGAMRPRDVICGNENDPYAVRSLLGWYVNGPVRHNSSKQVRCNRIQILKTSIDDEVKGYIVGERMIKEQLTPQVVSRMFELDFAERKNGVALSREDRQFLKIVEEGIRHRDDMHYEIPLPFREGNVQLPNNRSQAVQRLHGLKKRLQGDTQYCVEYVSFMSEIIEKGYARKVSAEELPTVEGKVWYLPHHGVYHPKKPNSLGVVFDCSARYLGESLNDHLLQGPDLSSKLTGVLTRFRKERVAFMADIEKMFFQVKVKKEDQNFFRFLWWSNGDLTQEPQEHCMTVHLFGAGSSPGCSNFALKRTAEDGEREFGARAAEELKKNFYVDDALKSVPTEKDAIDLIQAVKGMCAKGGFNITKFVSNSREVMMSVPPEDRAKEIKGLDLSIDKLPMEIALGVHWCIESDAFKFRIELKDKPCTRRGILATISTIFDPLGLIAPVVLVGKQILQEICHGKGWDEPIDGEVLAKWERWRILGKARVAPLRSVTIPRLELTAATISVRVANVLKEELDYEELQDFYWTDSKVVLGFISNESRRFHVYVANRVQFIRDQTSPDQWRYVESGSNPADEGSRGVNAKEFIRKSQWIRGPEFLWQTEDHWPRQGSYENEIQESSPEVRKVTTLQ from the exons ATGGAAGGAATTGAAAGCAAACTCTTGCTCACCACTATGCATGGCACCCAAGAAGTCGAGACTAAAGCTGTTGATGGTTTGATGGCTTCTCACTTTGAGAAGAACGACGTTAGCCTAGCACTTCCCAGAACTTATGTCAGACAACAGATTCCAGCGGATCGTGACGAAATTCCGCGACCGGAAAGGGTGCAAGGATGGCCTCACCTGCAGCAGGTTAGCAAGCACATACCAACTTACATGGACAGTGTAGAAGTAGGACTTCTTATAGGACTGAACTGCCCTGGTGCAATGCGGCCGAGAGATGTTATTTGCGGAAACGAGAATGATCCTTACGCAGTTCGATCATTACTAGGATGGTACGTTAACGGTCCTGTGAGACACAACAGTAGTAAACAAGTACGTTGCAATCGAATTCAGATTCTTAAGACCAGCATTGATGATGAAGTGAAAGGATACATCGTTGGCGAAAGAATGATCAAAGAGCAGCTAACACCTCAAGTGGTTTCACGAATGTTTGAGTTGGACTTCGCCGAAAGGAAAAATGGAGTTGCGCTATCGAGAGAAGATCGTCAGTTCCTGAAGATAGTAGAAGAAGGCATCCGTCATAGAGATGACATGCACTATGAAATCCCCCTGCCGTTTAGAGAAGGTAATGTCCAGCTACCCAACAATCGTTCTCAAGCAGTGCAACGCCTGCACGGCCTAAAGAAGAGACTCCAAGGTGACACGCAGTATTGTGTCGAGTACGTCAGCTTCATGTCTGAAATCATAGAGAAGGGATATGCCCGAAAGGTCAGTGCTGAAGAGCTACCCACTGTGGAAGGAAAGGTGTGGTACTTACCTCATCATGGGGTATATCACCCCAAAAAACCAAACAGCCTCGGCGTAGTATTCGATTGTTCAGCTCGGTACCTGGGGGAATCGCTTAATGACCACCTATTACAAGGGCCTGATCTTTCAAGCAAGCTAACTGGAGTGCTCACCAGATTCAGAAAGGAGAGAGTAGCCTTCATGGCGGACATAGAAAAAATGTTCTTCCAAGTCAAGGTAAAGAAGGAGGACCAGAATTTCTTCCGCTTCCTGTGGTGGTCAAATGGAGACTTAACTCAAGAACCTCAAGAGCACTGCATGACAGTGCATCTCTTCGGAGCTGGCTCATCACCAGGATGTTCCAATTTTGCCCTGAAACGCACAGCCGAAGACGGTGAAAGAGAGTTTGGTGCAAGAGCTGCCGAAGAACTGAAGAAAAACTTCTACGTCGACGATGCACTGAAATCGGTCCCAACAGAAAAGGACGCCATAGATCTCATACAAGCTGTTAAAGGGATGTGTGCAAAGGGAGGATTTAACATCACAAAGTTCGTCAGCAACAGTCGAGAAGTGATGATGTCGGTACCACCTGAAGATAGAGCCAAGGAAATCAAGGGCTTAGACTTGAGCATTGACAAGTTACCAATGGAGATAGCGCTGGGCGTACACTGGTGTATAGAGTCAGATGCATTTAAGTTCAGAATTGAGTTGAAGGACAAGCCATGCACCCGCAGAGGTATACTGGCAACCATAAGCACCATCTTCGACCCACTAGGGCTCATTGCACCCGTTGTCCTTGTTGGAAAACAGATACTTCAAGAGATCTGTCATGGAAAAGGCTGGGACGAGCCAATCGATGGAGAAGTTCTTGCCAAGTGGGAAAGATGGAGGA TACTGGGTAAAGCCCGTGTGGCACCATTGAGATCAGTAACTATCCCCAGACTTGAACTTACAGCAGCTACCATATCCGTAAGAGTTGCAAATGTACTGAAAGAAGAGTTAGATTACGAAGAACTTCAGGACTTCTACTGGACAGATAGCAAGGTCGTCCTCGGATTTATCAGTAACGAATCCCGAAGATTCCATGTATACGTTGCAAACAGAGTGCAGTTCATCCGTGACCAAACTTCACCCGATCAATGGCGGTACGTGGAGTCTGGATCCAACCCTGCAGATGAAGGATCAAGGGGGGTGAATGCCAAGGAGTTTATACGGAAGTCGCAGTGGATCAGAGGCCCAGAGTTCTTGTGGCAGACGGAGGATCATTGGCCTCGACAAGGCTCGTATGAAAATGAGATCCAGGAGAGTTCCCCGGAAGTTAGGAAGGTCACTACACTACAGTAA
- the LOC138040152 gene encoding uncharacterized protein — MLSRFERFSNWQGLKTAVTLCMEYKRRLRMSINTAHEKTPVDGSPRINGRSCKTESCPAAGIMVQDLEQAEVEILKIMQRDAFDKEVKTLKESQAQTEGARKDRQCAKERKALLKKTSSLNTLDPYLDVTGVLRVGGRITKANLTDSLKNPVILPKTGHITELIIRHIHEKTHHSGRGVTLNELRSNGYWIINGNAAVRRFISRCVRCRYLRGTAGEQKMANLPNSRVEPAPPFSYCAVDCFGPWYVREGRREVKRYGTLFTCMASRAIHIEVVHTMETDSFLQALRRVIARRGPIRELRSDQGTNFVGAENELKRAFQEMGDERIKAELLKHNIDWIRNPAMANNFGGAWERQIRSVRNIMAALMKQHGHSLDGESLQTLLCEVEAVVNSRPLTTESLSDPLSPLPLTPSTLLTGKTKLILPPPGKFQREDVYCKRRWRRVQHIANEFWSRWSKEYLQSLQARQKWTRQRRNFTEGDIVLLKDDNTCRNKWPMARVIAARRDHQGLVRSVKVQPATGSVLSRPINKLVLLLESPEDRPEIPDEEPKDHL, encoded by the coding sequence ATGCTAAGCAGATTTGAAAGATTCTCTAACTGGCAAGGGTTAAAGACTGCAGTTACTCTCTGTATGGAATACAAACGGCGTCTAAGGATGAGCATCAACACCGCACACGAGAAAACCCCGGTTGATGGAAGCCCTCGAATTAACGGACGGAGTTGTAAGACTGAAAGCTGCCCTGCCGCAGGCATTATGGTTCAAGACCTAGAACAAGCAGAAGTAGAAATTCTTAAGATCATGCAAAGAGATGCCTTCGATAAAGAAGTGAAGACCTTGAAAGAATCTCAAGCCCAGACAGAAGGCGCGCGTAAGGATCGTCAGTGTGCTAAAGAAAGGAAGGCCCTTCTGAAGAAAACTAGCAGCCTTAATACTCTTGATCCCTACCTGGATGTTACCGGAGTGCTTCGAGTAGGAGGCCGGATAACGAAGGCTAACCTGACAGACAGTCTTAAGAACCCCGTTATCTTACCCAAAACTGGTCATATCACAGAGTTAATCATTCGCCACATCCATGAGAAGACCCATCACAGCGGAAGGGGTGTCACTTTAAATGAACTTCGTTCAAATGGTTACTGGATTATTAATGGTAACGCAGCAGTTAGACGCTTCATCTCAAGGTGTGTCAGATGTCGCTATCTACGTGGTACAGCGGGAGAACAGAAAATGGCCAACCTCCCAAATTCGCGTGTTGAGCCCGCACCACCATTTTCATACTGCGCGGTGGACTGTTTCGGCCCGTGGTACGTTAGGGAAGGCAGGAGAGAAGTGAAAAGATACGGAACCTTATTCACTTGTATGGCCAGTCGTGCGATACACATTGAAGTAGTACACACCATGGAAACAGATTCGTTCTTGCAAGCACTACGGCGCGTTATCGCTCGAAGAGGACCGATACGAGAACTCCGCAGTGACCAAGGGACCAACTTTGTCGGAGCTGAAAATGAGTTAAAGAGAGCATTTCAAGAAATGGGTGATGAGAGGATAAAGGCAGAGTTGCTTAAGCACAACATCGATTGGATCAGAAACCCCGCTATGGCAAACAACTTTGGAGGTGCTTGGGAGCGACAAATACGATCAGTACGGAACATTATGGCAGCGCTTATGAAGCAACATGGTCACAGCTTAGACGGCGAATCGTTGCAGACTCTGCTATGCGAAGTCGAAGCCGTTGTGAACAGTCGCCCTCTTACTACCGAGTCCTTAAGTGACCCACTGTCTCCATTGCCACTAACGCCAAGTACACTTCTCACCGGCAAGACCAAACTTATTCTTCCTCCTCCAGGGAAGTTTCAAAGAGAAGATGTTTATTGCAAGCGACGCTGGAGGCGTGTACAGCATATTGCGAACGAGTTTTGGAGCAGGTGGAGCAAGGAATATTTACAGAGCCTGCAAGCAAGACAAAAGTGGACACGCCAGAGAAGGAACTTCACTGAAGGCGATATCGTTCTCTTGAAGGACGACAACACTTGCAGAAACAAGTGGCCCATGGCTAGGGTTATTGCTGCACGTCGAGATCACCAAGGACTAGTCAGATCGGTAAAAGTCCAGCCTGCAACCGGATCAGTGTTGAGTCGACCGATTAACAAACTTGTCCTGTTACTAGAGTCACCTGAGGATAGACCGGAAATCCCCGACGAGGAGCCAAAGGATCATTTATGA